The following coding sequences lie in one Synechococcus sp. PCC 7336 genomic window:
- a CDS encoding leucine-rich repeat domain-containing protein — protein sequence MNTKNIAIQSIAFFTIVSIPIARAAASERDWIFPDPQLEAGIRMFLRLQTEQSPGANSIEQITQLDISRTRPQSGSIASLEGIQKLSKLQELLVTDNQVRDLAPLAHLTELSDLHLEGNQIADISPLANLNELIYLHLEDNQIEDLSPLSSLDNLVELHLSNNRVVDVSPLINLRNLKELDLSGNPLDNCQPLPPATREITIGCPD from the coding sequence ATGAATACAAAAAATATCGCCATCCAGTCGATCGCGTTTTTTACTATAGTAAGCATCCCAATTGCTCGTGCGGCAGCAAGTGAGCGCGATTGGATCTTCCCAGATCCGCAACTGGAGGCAGGAATCAGAATGTTTCTCAGGCTTCAAACTGAACAGTCACCAGGAGCCAATTCGATTGAGCAAATCACTCAGTTAGATATTTCGCGGACTAGACCTCAATCAGGCAGTATTGCTTCTCTTGAGGGTATCCAAAAGCTTTCGAAGCTACAAGAGCTTCTGGTGACTGACAATCAGGTCCGCGATCTCGCACCGCTTGCCCATTTAACTGAGCTCAGTGACCTACACCTTGAAGGAAACCAGATTGCCGACATTAGTCCTCTTGCCAATCTAAATGAGCTCATCTATCTCCATCTCGAAGACAACCAGATCGAGGATCTCAGTCCGCTATCGAGCTTAGATAATCTGGTCGAGCTACACCTCAGTAATAACCGTGTTGTCGATGTCAGTCCACTGATTAATTTGAGGAATTTAAAGGAATTAGATCTCTCGGGCAACCCTTTAGACAACTGTCAGCCTTTACCGCCAGCCACACGAGAAATCACTATAGGCTGCCCTGACTAA
- a CDS encoding efflux RND transporter periplasmic adaptor subunit, translating into MPNKHILSDIAPLLLLLSTASPAFAHGGHGDEFQTGGAISAADAVQVDADTAERLGIEITAVTLQQLTFGVEATGQLELLPNGQAEVTSPVEGTLTQVLVAPGETVEAGQPIAILFSPELAELYVSAQEQSIAAATEMQLAQAELQLAQQNYGQQRQIAAAERSRAEIDVKTARERYENDKALLSRGVIARQLVAESEIQLAAAESALTQASHSRSLLEASAELERAQANLQAAQSRLQLSGTVYEARLEQLGGNVTPDGILTLAAPIAGEVVELAVTSGEALSDAGQLLMAIANSDRLFATANIQEKDLARTFINQSVRVEVASLPGQIFPGRVASVGAVVDGATRVVPVRAEIDNADGSLKAGMFAELEILTEQTPAPVMVVPQSAVLEVDDRTLVFIENGSVFEPLDVTVGRTAGDWVEIESGLFEGDRVVSQRASQLYAQSLRGSSSGADDGQVGATETSGASMPWWGLGLAGGAIAASTFWAGTAWAGRRERDKTSATSAQTDKPLEVARKL; encoded by the coding sequence ATGCCGAACAAACATATTCTGTCCGACATTGCCCCGCTCCTGCTCTTGTTATCCACCGCTAGTCCCGCCTTTGCCCACGGCGGACATGGGGATGAATTTCAAACGGGCGGAGCGATTTCAGCCGCCGATGCAGTGCAGGTGGATGCCGATACGGCCGAGCGTCTGGGCATCGAGATAACAGCTGTAACGTTGCAGCAACTGACTTTCGGAGTTGAGGCCACCGGACAGTTAGAGCTCCTACCCAACGGCCAAGCAGAAGTCACCAGTCCCGTGGAAGGGACACTCACTCAAGTGTTGGTGGCTCCCGGCGAAACCGTGGAAGCGGGGCAGCCGATCGCCATTCTCTTCAGCCCAGAGTTAGCGGAACTGTACGTCAGCGCGCAGGAGCAAAGCATAGCAGCGGCAACCGAAATGCAGCTAGCGCAGGCAGAGTTGCAATTGGCGCAGCAAAATTACGGGCAACAGCGACAGATTGCTGCGGCTGAGCGATCGCGGGCCGAGATCGATGTCAAAACGGCTCGGGAGCGGTACGAGAATGATAAAGCTCTGCTGTCTCGGGGAGTCATTGCTCGGCAATTGGTGGCAGAGTCAGAAATTCAATTGGCAGCGGCGGAGAGTGCGCTGACTCAAGCCAGCCATTCGCGATCGCTGCTCGAAGCCTCGGCAGAGTTGGAGCGCGCCCAAGCTAATCTGCAGGCCGCTCAATCCCGTTTGCAGTTGAGTGGAACCGTCTACGAAGCTCGCCTCGAGCAATTGGGGGGCAACGTCACTCCAGATGGCATTCTCACCCTCGCGGCCCCCATTGCGGGAGAGGTGGTCGAGCTCGCCGTGACCTCTGGCGAAGCACTGTCAGATGCCGGGCAGTTGCTGATGGCGATTGCGAACAGCGATCGCCTCTTTGCCACCGCCAATATCCAAGAGAAAGATTTAGCCCGCACCTTTATCAACCAGTCAGTTCGGGTGGAGGTGGCCAGTTTGCCGGGGCAGATTTTCCCAGGCCGGGTGGCCAGTGTGGGAGCGGTGGTGGATGGAGCGACTCGCGTCGTGCCGGTACGAGCCGAAATTGATAATGCCGACGGCTCGCTCAAAGCCGGAATGTTTGCCGAACTAGAAATTTTGACCGAACAAACTCCCGCCCCCGTGATGGTGGTGCCCCAATCTGCAGTATTGGAGGTGGACGATCGGACGCTTGTGTTCATTGAGAATGGCAGTGTTTTCGAACCCCTGGATGTGACGGTGGGGCGGACGGCTGGCGATTGGGTGGAGATCGAGAGCGGACTCTTTGAGGGCGATCGCGTTGTCAGTCAGCGGGCCAGTCAGCTCTATGCCCAGTCCTTGCGGGGGAGCAGTTCTGGTGCGGACGACGGGCAGGTTGGAGCAACGGAAACTTCTGGCGCTTCCATGCCTTGGTGGGGGCTGGGCTTGGCTGGCGGGGCGATCGCAGCCAGCACCTTCTGGGCGGGAACGGCCTGGGCGGGGCGGCGCGAACGCGACAAAACCTCAGCCACAAGTGCTCAAACCGACAAGCCCCTTGAAGTCGCGAGAAAACTGTAA
- a CDS encoding MerR family DNA-binding protein, protein MEKQIVSGQTTELLKIGKLREESGIPVKTIRYYEELGLIEAERRTEGGFRLFSRAMLPRLRFIKQAQGLGFSLREIGAIIKIYNRSEAPRGEVKQNIQAKLLEIEDKIRKLEELKAQLIALVSDTHPASVLN, encoded by the coding sequence ATGGAAAAGCAGATCGTGTCTGGTCAAACAACAGAGCTTCTAAAAATAGGAAAACTCAGAGAGGAAAGCGGTATTCCGGTCAAAACCATTCGCTATTACGAAGAACTGGGATTGATTGAGGCAGAGAGGCGTACCGAGGGAGGCTTTCGCCTCTTTTCCAGAGCAATGCTCCCTCGTTTGAGGTTTATCAAACAAGCCCAGGGCCTAGGCTTTAGCCTACGAGAAATTGGTGCAATTATCAAAATCTACAACCGCAGTGAAGCTCCTCGTGGCGAAGTGAAGCAGAATATTCAAGCCAAACTTTTAGAAATCGAAGATAAAATTCGGAAGTTAGAGGAATTGAAAGCTCAACTGATAGCTCTGGTCTCGGATACCCATCCTGCTTCCGTACTCAATTGA
- a CDS encoding thioredoxin family protein: MTKRLVEVFTAGCPLCDETVRLVNEIACPSCDVRIYSLADKSQGEEASQKASQYGIYRIPAVVVNGKLAECCRDQQPMTRAALVAAGVGQG, translated from the coding sequence GTGACCAAAAGACTTGTAGAAGTGTTTACAGCCGGTTGTCCGCTCTGCGATGAGACTGTTCGTCTAGTTAACGAAATAGCCTGCCCTAGCTGCGACGTCCGAATCTACTCTCTAGCAGATAAGAGCCAGGGGGAGGAAGCCAGCCAGAAAGCCAGCCAGTATGGAATTTATCGGATTCCTGCTGTGGTTGTGAATGGTAAGTTGGCTGAATGTTGCCGCGACCAGCAACCCATGACTCGGGCGGCTCTCGTAGCAGCTGGTGTGGGACAAGGATAA
- a CDS encoding heavy metal-responsive transcriptional regulator encodes MSCQITELLKIGELKEEIGISVKTIRYYEELGLIEAEKRTEGGFRLFSRAMLPRLRFIIRAKELGFSLREIGSILQIHDRGDIPCGEVKKNIQARVLEIEDNIRKLEELKTQLRDLISDASPASVRQEGIICPIIQHDNDGA; translated from the coding sequence ATGTCTTGCCAAATAACAGAGCTTCTGAAAATAGGAGAGCTCAAGGAAGAAATTGGTATTTCAGTTAAAACCATTCGCTATTATGAAGAACTGGGATTGATTGAGGCAGAGAAGCGTACTGAGGGAGGTTTTCGACTTTTTTCCAGAGCGATGCTCCCTCGCTTGAGATTTATCATAAGAGCCAAGGAATTGGGCTTTAGCCTGCGAGAAATTGGTTCAATTCTCCAAATTCACGATCGCGGCGATATCCCCTGTGGTGAAGTGAAGAAAAACATTCAAGCGAGAGTTTTAGAAATTGAGGATAACATTCGAAAACTAGAGGAACTGAAAACTCAATTGAGAGACTTGATCTCGGATGCTAGTCCTGCCTCTGTTCGGCAGGAGGGAATCATTTGCCCAATTATCCAACACGATAATGATGGAGCTTGA
- a CDS encoding DNA-binding protein, whose translation MGPGQMMSQRHRGGGWMRGDRWGYGQQHGRMYNLNTVETVRGTIVGTDSFTPSAGMSPGMQISVNTGTETLPIHLGPRWFLDSQNLNLASGDEIEVTGSRVDFAGRSTIVASELREGDTAIALRDSDGIPSLRPR comes from the coding sequence ATGGGTCCCGGCCAGATGATGTCGCAACGGCACAGGGGCGGAGGCTGGATGAGAGGCGATCGCTGGGGGTACGGCCAGCAGCATGGCAGAATGTATAACCTCAACACCGTTGAAACGGTGCGAGGCACGATTGTCGGCACAGACTCTTTCACACCCTCAGCAGGCATGTCTCCAGGGATGCAAATCTCGGTGAATACTGGCACGGAGACTCTACCCATTCACCTCGGTCCGCGCTGGTTCTTAGATTCGCAAAATTTAAACCTGGCCTCGGGTGATGAGATAGAAGTTACCGGCTCTCGGGTGGACTTTGCAGGCCGCTCGACCATTGTTGCGTCCGAACTGCGGGAAGGGGATACCGCGATCGCCCTGAGAGACTCGGATGGGATACCCAGCTTACGCCCCCGCTAA